Proteins encoded within one genomic window of Halorussus salilacus:
- a CDS encoding potassium channel family protein, translating to MRFVIIGSGRVGLRTARVLREEGHEVVLVERDANKAERARNDDFEVIEGDGASEEVLMRADLEAADALGGLTGDLNVNFAACMVAKHYGCRTVLRIDEDYREDIYRKFASDVDEVVYPERLGAIGAKNALLGGNIRAIADIAQNLQVVELTITDESPVKGYSISELSIPANARVLAFGKADEPMGIPLPDDSLGVGDRVAVLADFEVLEDVRRILVGDAARDDAAEMTPDTGGD from the coding sequence ATGCGATTCGTTATCATTGGTTCAGGTCGGGTAGGACTGCGGACCGCCCGCGTCCTCCGCGAGGAAGGCCACGAGGTCGTGCTCGTCGAGCGCGACGCCAACAAGGCCGAGCGCGCCCGCAACGACGACTTCGAGGTCATCGAGGGCGACGGGGCGAGCGAGGAGGTCCTGATGCGGGCCGACCTCGAAGCCGCCGACGCGCTCGGCGGGCTGACCGGCGACCTCAACGTCAACTTCGCGGCGTGCATGGTCGCGAAACACTACGGCTGTCGGACGGTCCTGCGAATCGACGAGGACTACCGCGAGGACATCTACCGGAAGTTCGCGAGCGACGTCGACGAGGTGGTCTACCCCGAGCGACTCGGGGCCATCGGCGCGAAGAACGCCCTGCTCGGGGGCAACATCCGCGCCATCGCCGACATCGCCCAGAACCTACAGGTGGTCGAACTCACCATCACCGACGAGTCGCCGGTCAAGGGCTACTCCATCAGCGAGCTCTCGATTCCGGCCAACGCCCGGGTCCTGGCGTTCGGCAAGGCCGACGAGCCGATGGGCATCCCGCTCCCGGACGACTCGCTGGGGGTCGGCGACCGGGTCGCGGTGCTGGCCGACTTCGAGGTGCTGGAGGACGTGCGCCGGATTCTGGTCGGCGACGCCGCGCGCGACGACGCGGCCGAGATGACCCCAGACACAGGAGGCGACTGA
- a CDS encoding Lrp/AsnC ligand binding domain-containing protein gives MVHAFVMVKTAAGRSEDLIDSVRSLDRISEAHIVAGDFDIIAEAEADEVYDVLHAASSDISGMEGVADTKTYMALD, from the coding sequence ATGGTTCACGCGTTCGTCATGGTGAAAACCGCCGCAGGCCGGTCCGAGGACCTCATCGACTCGGTCCGCTCGCTCGACCGCATCTCCGAAGCCCACATCGTCGCGGGCGACTTCGACATCATCGCCGAGGCCGAGGCCGACGAAGTGTACGACGTCCTCCACGCCGCCTCCTCCGACATCTCCGGGATGGAGGGCGTCGCCGACACCAAGACCTACATGGCGCTCGACTGA
- a CDS encoding thiamine pyrophosphate-dependent dehydrogenase E1 component subunit alpha — MNRIIGERDLSETSFSPEQAREVYRDMVRARAFDERALALQRRGWMSSWPPYKGQEGSQVGAAAALDEEDWLFPTYRSNAMQIARDVPMSDILLFRRGRPEFESGHDVPNFPQAVPIATQIPHAAGAGMAMNYEKSVKESGEGDATDAAALCYFGDGATSEGDFHEGLNFAGVFDAPVVFFCENNEWAISLPRHKQTASDSIAVKADAYGFEGVQVDGNDPLAVRETVSEALDSARSGDPVLVESLTYRQGAHTTSDDPSQYEETRRELPEWRTADPLDRYEAYLREQDALDDEFVAEVEQEADAELDEAVERAESVEDADPHDVFDRVYADLPPNLQKQKAWLDSFIADRDVQELDH; from the coding sequence ATGAACCGCATCATCGGCGAGCGCGACCTGTCGGAGACCTCCTTCTCTCCCGAGCAGGCGCGCGAGGTGTACCGCGACATGGTCCGAGCGCGGGCGTTCGACGAGCGCGCGCTGGCGCTCCAGCGCAGGGGCTGGATGAGCAGTTGGCCCCCGTACAAGGGACAGGAGGGCTCGCAGGTGGGCGCGGCCGCGGCGCTCGACGAGGAGGACTGGCTCTTCCCGACCTACCGGTCGAACGCGATGCAGATCGCCCGCGACGTGCCGATGAGCGACATCCTCCTGTTCCGGCGGGGCCGCCCGGAGTTCGAGTCGGGCCACGACGTGCCCAACTTCCCGCAGGCGGTCCCCATCGCCACCCAGATACCCCACGCCGCGGGCGCGGGGATGGCGATGAACTACGAGAAGAGCGTGAAAGAGAGCGGCGAGGGGGACGCGACCGACGCCGCCGCGCTGTGTTACTTCGGGGACGGCGCGACCAGCGAGGGCGACTTCCACGAGGGGCTGAACTTCGCTGGCGTGTTCGACGCGCCGGTGGTCTTCTTCTGCGAGAACAACGAGTGGGCCATCAGCCTCCCCCGCCACAAGCAGACCGCCAGCGACTCCATCGCGGTGAAGGCCGACGCCTACGGCTTCGAGGGCGTGCAGGTCGACGGCAACGACCCCCTCGCGGTCCGCGAGACCGTGAGCGAGGCGCTCGACAGCGCCCGGAGCGGCGACCCGGTGCTGGTCGAGAGCCTGACGTACCGGCAGGGTGCCCACACCACGAGCGACGACCCGAGCCAGTACGAGGAGACCCGCCGGGAGCTGCCCGAGTGGCGGACCGCAGACCCCCTCGACCGCTACGAGGCGTACCTCCGCGAGCAGGACGCCCTCGACGACGAGTTCGTCGCGGAGGTCGAGCAGGAGGCCGACGCCGAACTCGACGAGGCGGTCGAGCGCGCCGAGTCGGTCGAGGACGCCGACCCCCACGACGTGTTCGACCGGGTGTACGCCGACCTCCCCCCGAACCTCCAGAAACAGAAGGCGTGGCTCGACTCGTTCATCGCCGACCGCGACGTGCAGGAGTTGGACCACTGA